The Achromobacter pestifer genome includes a region encoding these proteins:
- a CDS encoding GlxA family transcriptional regulator encodes MTHRVCILPVPNFQLLDMAGPLSVFQIAAELVPGAYEVAVVSAEGGLVRCSAGVPVQTRPWRGLRADTVLVPGGQGAREPRAAPAMLAYLRAAHARGRRVASVCTGAFVLAQAGILQGRRVTTHWRHAAELQQRHPALAVEADRIYVEDRAVWTSAGITAGIDLALAMVQADHGEAVARATAREMVVYHRRTGGQSQFSALQDLAPASGRMREVLAHVGQHLDEVLDIERLAGVACLSPRQFCRQFKLETGQTPAKAVERVRAEAARELVEEGEAGLDAIARRVGFGDTERMRRAFIRIYGQPPQALRRGAPA; translated from the coding sequence ATGACCCATCGCGTCTGCATCCTGCCCGTGCCCAACTTCCAGCTGCTCGACATGGCCGGGCCGCTGTCAGTCTTCCAGATCGCCGCCGAACTGGTGCCGGGCGCCTACGAGGTGGCGGTGGTGTCGGCCGAGGGCGGCCTGGTCCGCTGCTCGGCCGGCGTGCCCGTGCAGACGCGGCCCTGGCGTGGGCTGCGCGCCGATACCGTGCTGGTGCCTGGCGGGCAGGGCGCGCGCGAACCTCGGGCGGCCCCCGCCATGCTGGCTTATCTGCGCGCCGCGCATGCGCGCGGCCGGCGCGTGGCCAGCGTCTGCACTGGGGCTTTCGTGCTGGCGCAGGCTGGCATCCTGCAGGGGCGCCGGGTGACCACCCACTGGCGCCATGCCGCCGAATTGCAGCAACGCCATCCGGCCCTGGCGGTGGAGGCGGACCGCATCTATGTCGAAGACCGCGCGGTCTGGACCTCGGCGGGCATCACGGCGGGCATAGACCTGGCGCTGGCCATGGTGCAAGCCGACCACGGCGAGGCGGTTGCCCGCGCCACCGCCCGCGAGATGGTGGTTTATCACCGGCGCACGGGCGGGCAGTCGCAGTTCTCGGCGCTGCAGGATCTGGCGCCGGCCAGCGGGCGCATGCGCGAGGTGCTGGCCCATGTGGGCCAGCACCTGGACGAAGTCCTGGACATCGAACGCCTGGCCGGCGTGGCCTGCCTGAGTCCGCGCCAATTCTGCCGCCAGTTCAAGCTGGAAACCGGCCAGACCCCGGCCAAGGCCGTGGAGCGCGTGCGCGCCGAGGCTGCCCGCGAACTGGTCGAGGAGGGCGAGGCCGGCCTGGATGCGATCGCGCGCCGGGTGGGTTTTGGCGATACGGAGCGCATGCGCCGCGCCTTCATCCGCATTTACGGGCAGCCGCCGCAAGCCCTGCGGCGCGGCGCGCCGGCATAA
- a CDS encoding MFS transporter, translated as MTSSSRGLRNSRILAICQGLYIAAISIDLTLTALTGQMLAPHPALATLPFALITVAGAAVTWYASLLMQRIGRRAGFMLGSLAGAAGGLISVGAVFASDFWFFCLGTALVGVFQAFAQYYRLAAADAVPAEAKSRAISVVLTGGVIAAIAGPALAAWAKDIFPAAIFSGAYLMVALLGAASALLLIAYRDQEGDGGQPADTQAAGLPARPLGEVMRQPIFVAALANNVVGSVSMMFVMTAAPLAAVACQHSIADGASIMQWHLIGMYAPAFFAGALINRLGLPRVLGMGMALNAACSVIAMQSTSLAAFHAALFCLGVGWNFMFVGGTTLLAQSYRPAERARVQGAAEMLRYATTALATLAAGPALARMGWETLNAAMLPIVGLAAVMTGWWALSRRTEQVAA; from the coding sequence ATGACCTCCTCCTCGCGCGGCCTGCGCAATTCCCGCATTCTCGCCATCTGCCAGGGCCTGTACATCGCGGCGATCTCCATCGACCTGACCCTGACGGCGCTGACCGGCCAGATGCTGGCCCCGCATCCGGCGCTGGCAACGCTGCCCTTCGCGCTGATCACGGTGGCGGGCGCCGCCGTCACCTGGTATGCATCGCTGCTCATGCAGCGCATCGGCCGCCGTGCGGGCTTCATGCTGGGATCGCTGGCGGGCGCGGCCGGCGGCCTGATTTCGGTGGGCGCGGTCTTCGCCAGCGACTTCTGGTTCTTCTGCCTGGGCACGGCGCTGGTCGGCGTGTTCCAGGCCTTCGCGCAGTACTACCGGCTGGCCGCCGCCGACGCGGTGCCCGCCGAAGCCAAGAGCCGCGCCATTTCCGTGGTCCTGACGGGCGGCGTCATCGCCGCCATCGCGGGGCCGGCGCTGGCGGCCTGGGCCAAGGACATTTTCCCCGCCGCGATCTTTTCCGGCGCCTATCTGATGGTGGCCCTGCTGGGAGCGGCCAGCGCCTTGCTGCTCATCGCCTATCGCGACCAGGAAGGCGATGGCGGCCAGCCCGCCGACACGCAGGCCGCGGGCCTGCCGGCACGTCCTTTGGGCGAGGTCATGCGGCAGCCGATTTTCGTGGCGGCGCTGGCCAACAACGTCGTGGGTTCGGTGTCGATGATGTTCGTCATGACGGCCGCGCCGCTGGCCGCGGTGGCCTGCCAGCACAGCATCGCCGACGGCGCCAGCATCATGCAGTGGCACCTGATCGGCATGTATGCGCCGGCCTTCTTCGCCGGCGCGCTGATCAACCGGCTGGGGTTGCCCCGCGTGCTCGGCATGGGCATGGCGCTGAACGCCGCCTGCTCGGTGATCGCGATGCAATCGACTTCGCTCGCGGCCTTCCACGCGGCGCTGTTCTGCCTGGGCGTGGGCTGGAACTTCATGTTCGTCGGCGGCACCACGCTGCTGGCCCAGTCCTACCGCCCCGCCGAACGGGCGCGGGTGCAAGGCGCCGCCGAAATGCTGCGCTATGCCACCACCGCCTTGGCCACGCTGGCCGCCGGACCGGCGTTGGCGCGGATGGGCTGGGAAACCCTGAATGCCGCCATGCTGCCCATCGTAGGCCTGGCCGCGGTGATGACGGGATGGTGGGCGCTATCGCGTCGAACGGAGCAGGTGGCCGCCTGA
- a CDS encoding ATP-dependent DNA helicase, translated as MLDLDISEFFDADGPLATALPGYKPRPSQIELSQAIGQAIQDRSTLVAEAGTGIGKTWAYLVPAFIQGGKVLISTGTRTLQDQLFARDLPRVRAALAAPVTAALLKGRGNYVCHYHLDRLQGDERALKSRTEIQQLRQIQVFAGITKTGDRSDLAQVPEDADIWQRVTSTRENCLGQECPRIRDCFVVKARRQAQEADVVVVNHALFMADLVLREEGVTDLLPEADTVIFDEAHQLPDTATRFLGSSVSTHQLLDFGRALEAAGLAYAREAAKWSDVSRHVETAARELRLVCAPLDRMPGRKATFEAIPNPEEFDEALMALREAVDGAAKALGAVAEKHPDLMAAARSGAEISVRLKRWATPGRAGADYSEEGWGRDDQAPEPALQSALGDGMSTPVAILEGAAAAAQWTGPAVRWVEHGQHHVRLHSAPLSVAQAFSKYRKPGQAWIMTSATLSVNGEFTHFTSQLGLEKARTGKWESPFDYPEQALLFVPRGMPEPQSPQFLDRFVQTLLPLLEASPGGTLVLCTTLRAVDKVASLLADAFDDAGHEWPLLKQGEGTRRDLLDRFCKLEHPVLVGSASFWEGIDLPGDVLTLVAIDKLPFAPPDDPVIEARLRACRAQGGNPFSEYQLPEAAISLKQGAGRLIRTESDWGVLMVGDARLVEKPYGKRLWRGLPPFARTRELEEVLAFYRRKQEAQD; from the coding sequence ATGCTGGACCTGGATATCTCCGAATTCTTCGACGCCGACGGCCCTTTGGCCACGGCCTTGCCTGGCTACAAGCCGCGACCTTCGCAGATCGAACTCTCGCAGGCCATAGGGCAGGCCATCCAGGACCGCTCCACCTTGGTGGCCGAGGCGGGCACCGGCATCGGCAAGACCTGGGCCTATCTTGTACCCGCCTTCATCCAGGGCGGCAAGGTGCTGATTTCCACCGGCACGCGCACGCTGCAGGACCAGCTTTTCGCCCGCGACCTGCCGCGCGTACGCGCCGCGCTGGCCGCGCCAGTGACCGCCGCGCTGCTCAAGGGCCGCGGCAACTACGTCTGCCATTACCACCTGGACCGTCTGCAGGGCGACGAGCGCGCCTTGAAGTCGCGCACCGAGATCCAGCAGCTGCGCCAGATCCAGGTTTTCGCCGGCATCACCAAGACCGGCGACCGCAGCGACCTGGCGCAGGTGCCTGAAGACGCCGACATCTGGCAGCGCGTGACCTCCACGCGCGAGAACTGCCTGGGCCAGGAATGTCCGCGCATCCGCGACTGCTTCGTGGTGAAGGCGCGCCGCCAGGCCCAGGAGGCCGACGTGGTGGTCGTCAACCACGCCCTCTTCATGGCCGACCTGGTGTTGCGCGAAGAAGGCGTGACCGATCTGCTGCCCGAAGCGGACACCGTGATCTTCGACGAAGCGCACCAGTTGCCGGACACCGCCACCCGCTTTCTGGGCAGCAGCGTGTCCACGCACCAGCTGCTGGATTTCGGCCGTGCGCTGGAAGCAGCCGGCCTGGCCTATGCGCGCGAAGCCGCCAAATGGAGCGACGTCAGCCGCCACGTGGAAACGGCGGCGCGCGAGCTGCGCCTGGTCTGTGCGCCGCTGGACCGGATGCCGGGCCGCAAGGCGACCTTCGAGGCCATCCCCAATCCCGAGGAATTCGACGAGGCGCTGATGGCGCTGCGCGAGGCCGTGGACGGCGCGGCGAAGGCGCTGGGCGCGGTGGCCGAAAAGCACCCGGACCTGATGGCCGCCGCGCGCAGCGGCGCCGAGATCTCGGTGCGCCTGAAGCGCTGGGCCACGCCGGGTCGGGCGGGCGCGGACTATTCCGAGGAAGGCTGGGGCCGCGACGACCAGGCGCCCGAGCCTGCGCTGCAATCGGCGCTGGGCGACGGGATGTCCACGCCTGTCGCCATCCTGGAGGGCGCAGCCGCGGCGGCACAATGGACCGGCCCGGCGGTACGCTGGGTCGAGCACGGGCAGCATCACGTGCGCCTGCATTCGGCCCCGCTGTCGGTGGCCCAGGCTTTTTCCAAGTACCGCAAGCCGGGCCAAGCCTGGATCATGACCTCGGCCACCTTGTCCGTGAACGGCGAGTTCACCCACTTCACCAGCCAGCTGGGGTTGGAAAAGGCGCGCACGGGCAAATGGGAATCGCCCTTCGACTACCCCGAACAAGCCCTGCTGTTCGTGCCGCGCGGCATGCCCGAACCGCAATCGCCGCAGTTCCTCGATCGTTTCGTGCAGACGTTGCTGCCCTTGCTGGAAGCCAGCCCAGGCGGCACGCTGGTGCTGTGCACGACGCTGCGCGCCGTGGACAAGGTTGCAAGCCTGCTGGCCGACGCCTTTGATGATGCCGGCCATGAATGGCCCTTGCTCAAGCAGGGCGAGGGCACGCGGCGCGACCTGCTGGACCGCTTCTGCAAGCTGGAGCATCCCGTGCTGGTGGGCAGCGCCAGTTTCTGGGAAGGCATCGACCTGCCCGGCGATGTGCTGACGCTGGTGGCGATCGACAAGCTGCCGTTCGCGCCGCCCGACGATCCGGTCATCGAGGCGCGGCTGCGCGCCTGCCGTGCGCAGGGCGGCAATCCCTTTTCGGAGTACCAATTGCCCGAAGCGGCGATTTCGCTCAAGCAGGGCGCCGGCCGTCTGATCCGCACGGAATCGGATTGGGGCGTGCTCATGGTGGGCGACGCGCGGCTGGTCGAAAAGCCTTACGGCAAGCGCCTGTGGCGCGGATTGCCGCCGTTCGCGCGGACCCGCGAACTGGAAGAAGTGCTGGCGTTCTACCGGCGCAAGCAGGAAGCGCAGGACTAG